In Myxocyprinus asiaticus isolate MX2 ecotype Aquarium Trade chromosome 16, UBuf_Myxa_2, whole genome shotgun sequence, a single window of DNA contains:
- the tyrobp gene encoding TYRO protein tyrosine kinase-binding protein gives MKRILYLMVPMSGLLASFVEGNQDCSSCYQLDIGVTIGIITCDIVLTLLIALSVYCFVSHQKRRISLHAQARGCGSGKVKTHQSSMRPKTIEVESPYQELYGVQSDIYSDLQQYQK, from the exons ATGAAAAGGATTCTATATTTAATGGTCCCCATGAGTGGACTGCTTG CAAGCTTTGTTGAGGGGAACCAAG ACTGTAGTTCATGCTATCAGTTGGACATTGGAGTGACTATTGGGATCATCACTTGTGACATCGTCCTCACACTTCTCATTGCACTCTCAGTCTACTGTTTTGTGTCCCATCAAAAAAGGAGAATAAGTTTACATGCCCAGGCCAGAGGATGCGGGTCAG GCAAAGTAAAAACTCACCAGTCATCAATGAGGCCGAAGACGATTGAAGTGGAATCCCCTTACCAG GAACTTTATGGAGTACAGTCAGACATATATAGTGATCTTCAACAGTATCAGAAATGA